In Lotus japonicus ecotype B-129 chromosome 5, LjGifu_v1.2, one genomic interval encodes:
- the LOC130717065 gene encoding protein HOTHEAD-like, which translates to MGWLQVQFICAFLAGSIFFNALSYSGKAPNYSFVKEATSAPPILSYDYIVIGGGSCGCPLAATLSQGARVLLLERGCSPYTNPEKIDMKNYVNSLSDMTPSSFAQQFISKDGVLNARAKVLGGGSVLNAGFYSRASSSYIRDAGWNESLAKNSYEWVEKKVVFEPPMLQWQSAVRDGLLEVGVLPNNGYSFDHLNGTKVGGSIFDKEGHRHTAADLLEYADPRRISVYLHATVHKILFRFNEEKKRPQAYGVIFKDSFGNKHRAFLSMKAKNEIILSAGAIGSPQLLMLSGIGPASHLQAHGIKVVLDQPLVGQGMADNPMNVLMVPSPVPVEVSLIQTVGITKSGSFIETASALSIGHSWPERLQGIFDFVSNQTSEHSMFPQEIMNSIADTIVSLVNPTLKGGVILEKIMGPKSTGHLELLTTDPNDNPSVTFNYFKDPEDLKMCVEGMKTIIDVINSKAFSRFRYKTMPIQTLINLMLQLHVNLRPKHASAAFSLEQYCIDTVLTIWHYHGGCQSGKVVDHNYKVIGVEALRVIDGSTFYGSPGTNPQATVMMLGRYMGEKIIQKRFHQGRK; encoded by the exons ATGGGTTGGTTACAAGTGCAATTTATATGTGCATTTCTTGCTGGAAGCATATTCTTCAATGCCTTATCTTATTCTGGTAAAG CTCCAAATTATTCATTTGTGAAAGAAGCAACATCTGCTCCACCAATCTTATCTTATGACTACATAGTAATTGGTGGAGGATCATGTGGGTGTCCACTAGCAGCAACTCTCTCACAAGGTGCAAGAGTTTTGCTCCTTGAGAGAGGATGCTCTCCTTACACAAACCCAGAGAAAATTGACATGAAGAACTATGTCAATTCACTCTCTGACATGACTCCTTCATCATTTGCCCAGCAATTCATATCCAAGGATGGGGTCCTCAATGCCAGGGCTAAGGTTCTTGGTGGTGGCTCTGTCTTGAATGCAGGGTTCTACTCAAGGGCTAGCTCCAGCTACATAAGAGATGCTGGTTGGAATGAAAGTTTGGCTAAGAACTCATATGAATGGGTGGAAAAGAAAGTGGTTTTTGAGCCTCCAATGCTGCAATGGCAATCAGCAGTGAGGGATGGGTTGTTGGAAGTAGGGGTGTTGCCTAATAATGGTTATAGTTTTGATCACTTGAATGGGACTAAAGTTGGAGGTTCAATTTTTGATAAGGAGGGTCACAGACACACTGCAGCTGATTTGTTGGAGTATGCTGATCCAAGGAGGATTTCTGTTTATCTGCATGCCACAGTGCATAAGATACTATTTAGGTTTAATGAAG AGAAAAAGAGGCCACAAGCATATGGAGTGATTTTCAAAGATTCATTTGGAAACAAACACAGGGCATTTCTAAGTATGAAGGCCAAGAATGAGATAATCTTATCAGCTGGTGCAATTGGAAGCCCACAGCTGCTGATGCTGAGTGGAATTGGGCCTGCTAGCCATCTTCAGGCCCATGGAATCAAAGTGGTTTTGGATCAGCCTCTGGTGGGTCAAGGAATGGCAGATAACCCAATGAATGTTCTTATGGTTCCTTCCCCTGTACCTGTTGAGGTGTCTCTCATCCAAACAGTGGGCATCACCAAGTCTGGTAGCTTCATTGAAACAGCAAGTGCATTGAGCATAGGCCATTCTTGGCCTGAAAGGCTTCAAGGAATTTTTGACTTTGTGTCAAACCAG ACTAGTGAACACTCCATGTTTCCTCAAGAAATCATGAACAGTATTGCTGACACCATTGTATCTTTAGTCAATCCAACTCTCAAAGGAGGAGTCATCCTTGAAAAGATCATGGGACCAAAATCCACTGGTCACTTGGAGCTCCTTACCACTGATCCCAATGATAACCCATCAGTTACCTTTAACTATTTTAAGGACCCTGAAGACTTGAAAATGTGTGTGGAAGGCATGAAAACCATCATAGATGTGATAAACTCAAAGGCATTCTCAAGGTTCCGCTATAAAACCATGCCAATCCAAACTCTAATAAACTTGATGTTGCAATTGCATGTGAACTTGAGGCCAAAACATGCTAGTGCTGCATTTTCTTTGGAACAGTATTGCATAGACACTGTCCTCACAATTTGGCATTACCATGGAGGGTGCCAATCTGGTAAGGTTGTTGATCATAATTATAAGGTTATTGGTGTAGAAGCTCTGAGAGTGATTGATGGGTCCACTTTTTATGGCTCACCTGGGACTAACCCTCAAGCTACTGTTATGATGCTTGGAAG